GTGGAGAGATTGAGGGCGGAGTCAGAGAAGATTGGGTATCCTGTGATGCTCAAGGCGGTCAGAGGGGGCGGTGGTAAGGTACGGTTGATGCCCATTCTTATTGAACCAGATACTCTTTCCAAGATACTCTTGCTCAGAGTCACAAGTGtaatgaccgggattcaaacccccaCTCTTGACTGCTGACATCCCAGGAGCTAACAAATGTTACCCTAGTTCATGTAATTTGAAACTACTTTCTCAGTACTGACTCTCACCCCCTGTACTGATATTCTTTTCAGGGTATGCGCATCGTGATGACGGCAGACGATTTTGATGAGGCCCTAGACTCTGCACGAAGAGAAGCTCTGAAATcctttgatgatgacgtcatgctgGTGGAGAAATTTGTGGAGACACCAAGGTGTGTTGATATTAAAGTAACACTTTCAGCATTAGACTAGTCTTTTGAGCTGTGGAACAACCACTAGGAGATTACTTGTCTAATTTTTCATATGGGAAACTCTTCAATGCTCAATGAAATTGAAAGATTTTGTATTTAtctgtttaaaggatttgggtactttttcaaaatgtccatagatttacattaaacttacagggtttgaagataatgatagtggaaagcttcccttcaaatattacttactgaggtgctgtagtttttgagaaatgagtaaaacaatgtcataataatacgtttgtaaatgcttaaaataatctaagtttgtttttctgatGCCCTAGCTTGACTGTAAAAAACTGAAACAAGTTGCAAGAAATCCTGGCGTTGGTTctggtaattattattatatttttttgcagGCACGTTGAGGTACAGGTCTTTGGTGACAAACACGGCAACTATGTCTACCTGTTTGAGAGAGACTGCAGCGTTCAGAGACGACACCAGAAGATCATTGAAGAAGCTCCTGCGGTTAGTTtgtcttggtcatgttccttgtatcccGTTGCAGCGATGAATGCTAAAacattcattgtacaaaaaagaaccagactatttgtcCTTCCAGACTCGGTTTGGTTGCaatgatttgaatgggagaaaaatCAAGATtgccgcaccatgataaaggtctatgcaTGTAGCTATCAGTTAAGTACTCAATCGTTACCAAGAAAACCCCTGCAAAAATTAAGAGCCTAAAGAACAGCAATTTAACTTTAATTGAACTATTCCACAAATATAGGCTAAAAATCACATATTCAgaagattttttaaaaatgttgttgttgaacTATCTAAAGATGCTCATTGCACAGCAACACATTAAAAGAAAGGGCATGTTTATGCAAATCTCCATTAGGTGAGTCATGAAGGAAGTTTTGAacaatctgagaaagtttaataTGATCAGTTCCATAATATCATTCGCTCCATTATGAAGGGGCTGCAGAAGTAAAGTATCTTTTACCCCATGCCCGGTTAGAGGCAATACATGCTCTGACAGTGTTTGGATTTGaccttcatgttttttttttctttcttcccaCAGCCTGGACTTCCTGAGGAAGTACGCAGGAGTATAGGAGAGGCAGCTGTGAGAGCGGCAAGGGCCGTCAACTACGTCGGAGCAGGTATGGTTCAGCAAATAATGCTCTCACATTCGGTACCTTCTGGAGATCAAGGACAGATCAAAAAGGGAAAATATAAGGACTCCATGGGAAAATTCTAAAGACCAGGGTGCTCCACAagcaattttgtgtacaaagtctatgggaacacgttgccttgggtctataaaaagcgtttgtaaccgttttttattgaatgcatttggttggaaagatgtttttaaagtagaatacaatgatccacacaaatttgccttgaaattgcgtggttttccttttactgtgcgaactaacacggtcggccatttatgggagtcaaaaattttactcccataactggccgaccgtgttagtcgacgaagtaaaatgaaaaccgttcaattttgaggcatgtttgtgtggatcattatgttccacttttacaacatctttctacccatatgcattttataacaaacggttacaaacgcttttcaaggaccaactcgaccgatccaaggcaacgtgttcctttaagtacagggacaatggaaagaacaaaagatgtctccacagcGATGCATATTTGCGAATGTGTGCTGTGTGTTTATCATTTGAGGTTATTAGAAGCAGACTTTCTTTTGACTTTCAAATATTTCCAGTGatggttaaataaaaataaggtTGCTTGTTTTTTCAAATTGGAGTTTAAAGATCCGAAATGCGCAACACCTACAGAGTGCCATGGTTATGAACAAAAAGGTGTTTGTGATTACAGATCACCCTAAGGAAAGAAAAACGAAGAACTTGGTCATTTATTGACCGATCTAAATGATTTGTGGATTTTATGAAAGGGAATTTAATAAGTAAGAACTTTGTTATTAATCACTTTTGTTGAAAAACATCCTCAAAGATATAATGGAGTTTGTGAAAATGGCCTTTGAACAAAAGCTTTCTGTTGTGCAAGAGTGTCTGCTTAATGCTCGAGTAGTCAAACAATGCAGTCCCCAAATGGTTGTTAATGCCCAAATAATTTAGTAACCAAAGGGTTGTTAAACTAACAGCTTTGTTGTCTCACCAGGTACCGTGGAGTTTATCATGGACAGTAAGCAAAATTTCTACTTCATGGAGATGAACACAAGACTTCAAGTGGAGCATCCAGTGACTGAGATGGTAACAGCAACAGACCTGGTAGAATGGCAACTAAAGGTAAAAATGTAACCTGCCTCCTAAAATTTTCCAAACGTGGCTacaaaactattattattattattattattatttttttttttctcgtgttGTTGAGTTAGTGTTGTGGAGATGTGTACACTCCAGCCTAAAAAGACCTTTGTGTCGCTGCAATCTGAAatctaaaaatctaattttcCCAACActaaaaatcagaaatttaaaaagaatttctgagaaaaaaaggtGCCCAATTGGGCCaaaaacattcctttaatcttttcaGCTCCATGGGGTGAATTCAGCACTGAGCTGCTGTGGCCCTCCAGTGGATTACataacctctacccttgcagatacccatttatacacttgaacacatttatttttcaatagGTTGCCGGTGGTGACCCTCTTCCTCTCGGCCAATCAGAGCTCCGCCTTCACGGCCACGCCTTTGAAGCTAGGATCTACGCTGAAGATCCTGATAATAACTTCTTACCAGGCGCTGGACCCTTAGTCCATCTATCACCCCCTGAAGCAAACGAGACAGTGCGGATAGAGACTGGTGTCAGGCAGGGTCAGTCACATTGCATTTAATTTTTTAGTCCCAACTTCAATGAGGGATCCACTTGAGTTCTTTTCAACACTGCATCTCTTATCCCTAGTGAATGCAGCCCTGGGAGGGCCGTGGGAGTTTTCCCATGGTTACTCCAGCGAACGTTAACACTGTCCCAGCCTACAATCCCAGCCAAAATGCTTTGGCCACCCAATTCACAACAGGACAGTAAACACTCCCTGTGCCCTTCCCCCCTGACTGAACATTCTCTCCCCTGTCCCCCCGATCAATGCTGATGGGAGCGCAGACCACTCAATGAGAGCAAACAATGAGACCGCACAATAAGAACCAACATTGGAAGGGGGCATGAGGGCTTAGGTGCAGGGGCCCAACAAGATATAACTATATCAAGGGGTTTCAACTACACGTTTTACGAATAGCCAGGGTAACCACTTATTACCCCTACTCAGAAGCAGGAGTGGGCATTCCACAGGTATGCCCTTTTGGAGGGGCAGACCAGATCATGGTGTGAAAAGGGCCGGCCATTCTTCCCGGGGATAACCCCAGGAACAAGTAGTGCGATGAAGGCTTATGTTCCCAATCCCTCTCACAATTTTCAGACCAAATGGCAGCTCAACACCTAAACTGTttgactctgattatggtggtttgcctgatcccatgtaaagcaaaGTCAGTTTTACTTGTGCAGTCCTCGGTTCAACACCACACACAACTTGGGATCATTTGAAGTTGAAGTACAACACTGATCAGTGAACTGCCCCTTCAGTATATAAAAGTTCTTTTTATAATGTCATTAATTCTTTCCTTTTTGAAGGTGATGAGGTCAGCACATTTTATGATCCGATGATTGCTAAGCTGGTGGTTTGGTCAACGGATAGAACGAGTGCCTTGGAAAAACTTAGAAAAGCTCTCAGAAATTACCATGTAAGTGTATGATTTAGACTGTTGATACCCtcgaacaaagatgttgacaaaatataGAGACCGCCAATATACATGACATAGGGCTAGATTCATTCATTCTTTCAGTCGATATggagcatcggatgatggccctccaaacacgttggtcATCCATTGCTGTACGCAGCTCTTCCTGTCGTAGGCCAGAGTcccggcacaaggtgtccacaaaggtggtttgtggtctgccACAGGAACAGTGACCCTGAGTAGGGGGCCCAAAGCACCAGCCTGCTAACTGCCAGCTCAGTATGCTAGATAGTCCAGTTAGGAGAGTGCCGCCTAaataatccggaggtcattggctCAAGTCCAGCCCgagtttgttattgttttataatatctaAGATTATGAactacacaaatcaagaaattatgaTTCAGGAAACTAGAATGTTCTTCAATGGATTGTGAACAAAATTCATGCATACAAAATATGTAAAACCATTTGATCAAGAGAAACTTGTctttttttactcttttttttttactgtagaTCGTTGGTCTAAAAACAAACATCAGGTTTCTAGACGACCTGGCCAAGCATCCAGAATTCATTCAGGCCAACGTACACACAGGTTTTATTCCGCTACACGAAGATGAACTGTTAAAGAAGAAGGGCGCCCTCAACAGTCAGACATTGTGCCAGGCTTCAATAGCCATGATACTATTCGAACAGGACAGGGGTCAGAAAGAGGCTGTTTTAACCGGAGGTAAAGTCTCCTTGTCCTCAACCTTGTTCCCATGGGTAATCAATttcaccgcgccattttttcctcagcatgccttgctcgctCATAACACATGGGTTGTGTTTTAGCGTCGACCAGTGATTGGCCATTGGGTAATCATTGGCCAAGAACCGAAAGAGCTATTGGTTACAACCAACAACTGCCAAGAGGCACCCCTGGAATTGGTTCATAAAAATGTGCTAGAATCTAGCACATTTTTATTCAGCCTTTTAAAGCCTGCTCAACTATTGTAACGTGCAAAAGAGGCATCAAGTCAATgagcaactggtcccctctcaTTTTTCTTTGATCTTGTGATATGTCTCACTGTATGCAGTTTAGGGTGACCGTGTAAAAACAAGATTCATTTGAAATGGAATTGCGTCCAATTACTAGCATTTTCACACGCGCGTACAAAGTTGTGATGTACTGAAAGTCATGCGCCATACAAGCACTCCAAAGACTTTAGAAACATGAACATGCAGGCATGGAATGACCTGGCACTCCCTCTAAATTTAGGCATGATTATCTTTCTACTTTAACCTGATTTCTAATACAAATGGTTATTTAATGGCATGAAAAGTCTGCCACTTGTAATCAATAGATAGTTCCACACTTTGTCCTTGAACCAAATATCACGCATTGTCAATCCTGATAGTGAATCCCCATTTTTCTTTCCTCTTTTTTGTTCGGGGTTCAGATCCCTTTTCGCCCTTTGCCCTCGGAAGTGGTGTACGAGTCAACGAGGACCTGAGCAGGAAGATTACATTCACCGGTAAAGACGACAAGACAATTGACGTCATGGTGACTTACGGATCGCAAGGAAACTTCATGGTCAAGgtaatataaacaaaaaccaGTCCTTTGACTGTCTGTAAGCTAACTTAAACTATGCCAGTCTGAATAAGGGAATAGGGGCCATTCAAAATagcaacaaaataaattcttcaaaactgtgggtgggtgggtcaaaagaaacaACTGAAAATCGAAATTTAGGTTTTTTTAGTAAAAGAAGAAGATACCCAGTTGGCAAGGATTGTTGATTTCATTCCAGATTACACTGCAAATAAAAGTCAATTGTTTTAGCCAGggaaaagccattgaaaactaCTGATGTTGGAGACCTTTGATTTAAAGTATGTGGTTCATATGAGGCATTGCCTTGTTCTTCTGTGTATAGGTTATATTTTGAAgccattcaatatttaaaaatctcaatttgttatgattatttttttgcagaatTCTGTGATTGAGCGAGCCATAAAATTAGGCCCTGTTTTATCAGTCTTAACTtccaaatttcatttttgataaCAGGTTGGTGAGGAAACGTTTGAATTCCAAGGGAAACTCACAGCAGTGGAGGATAATTCAGCACACCTAGTTGGGACGGTCAACGGGGTGAAATCAGAGACAAAAGTTGTGATGTACAAGGGCGCTGTTCACCTCTTCGCAGAGGTAGGTCGGACGAGACATTCTACTCGAACCTTGTGCTCTATTTCTATGGTTTTTACCTCAATGTTTCAGTAGCTGTTTAGGATCAGTCTCCCtatattttaaaaatctttgttcaggggtgcgaACCAGAAGCCCTCCACCACATATTCTGCCGTATACACCTGTAGCCAGTCATCTCACTCACACTACTTCACAACCTAGAAAGTGGCAGCCAAGGGATCGACTCAAGTGGCTGAAGCTTTTTAATTTCAATTATCAAGTAAATAACTATTTACACTTTACATATCCTCAGGTTGGTGGGGTTGAGGTGACCCAACCTGTGCCAGCGTACCTTGGCGAATCCAGCTCAGGTACCATGGGCGACCGAGCTCCAATGCAGGGCGACATTACGCACCTCTACGTTGAGGCAGGAGCTGTTGTGGAGAAAGGGGACCCGCTACTGGCCCTCGAGTCTATGAAAATGGAAGTAAGAAACCAGTGTTGTTTTcctttaacagtggtccgctgaccaaatgccagttaaatcACCTGAGGATCAGTCAGACAAGTACTTCCAATCAAATGGTCTGGCCAACTAGTTCAGTGGTGGACACAATCActatttcatttgaattttGACTAGTAAAAAAAGCTACTTATTACCGATTACTGCTGCGTCATTTGGATTGGATGTAAAGCTGTagttcctgtgtgttgtgtaaagcaagtaaaagaacccagtgcacttatcttaAAGAGCAGCGGTCggcccaggtgttcctggtcGGATCGGTAGCATATTGAATGGTTACATGGTGctgtaaaggaataggtctcatacatgtacgtgtagcccCTAGGGCATGTGTAGGGGTATGATGAAGtgctatacatgtataagaacTTACATCTAgtactattatttttatcacatttcttCGACATTCTCTCCTTCATTTTCAGTATGTGATCCGCGCTCCAAAGAAAGGGACAATAGAGAGGATCTTGGTTGCCAAGGGAGACAACGTCCAGAAGAATGCACCACTGGTCGTCTTCAACAAAGAAAAGTAACAAAAATGCAAATAGTAGGCTAAACCACATTAAAAAAGTCTGTTAACATGGTTAAGcagatttctttgctaagcaaagaagttagtggggtaccagtcacagcaacaGTAAATGGATGACGTTTTGGCTGGTAGCATATCTTTTGCTgagcaagattttttttctgcttagcaagcttttgtgcttacatgtttGAGGAATTAAGCCCTGGTCTATATATCAGGAAATTGCGATGCTAGTTTTGGCATCACAAGTCTACACAGCAGCTACATGTAGCAGTTGTACGTATACCTTCTGACTGGCCCCATACAAAGAAATCAACAACATATGGAGAACCGTCAAAATAGGGCTATTgacagctcaattggtcaggcATGAggtttggtccttggaaaaaaagtaggaaaataATTCTTTGGCTGAACTACTTGTTCATATGGTgtatggttttatttatttttcaggcTATATAATCACTATTTCCTTTTTCCTATTTTCCAACTGggcaaaacaaatcataaatgagttaaagccgttggacactttcggtaaacagtattgtccaaaggcccacactttgtgtatcacaacttacatataaaataacaaacctgtaaaaatttaggctcaatcggttattggagtcaggagaaaataacgggaaaacccacccttgtttccacacgttttgtcatgtcatgacatgtgtttactatagaTCCGtcattctcgatgtcgagaattgataattgttctaatgttttctcaaaaagtaaagcatttcatggaataatatttcaagagaagtcttttaccattaccttcagtaaaccctgtaaagtttgtaaatctgtgaacttttatttattttaactgttccgaaagtgtataatggctttaagtatgaAGAATATCATGCTTGGTTGGTAAAgtgccagccgtcgatttcacaaagagttaggactcgtcttatctcgagttaagactagtaactcttcctaacttgggattaatcttaaggtctgcatgctacagtgcagggttgggactcgtcctatgtaagtcctaagattagtcttaagttaggaagagttttgtgaaatcgacggcaggactaCAAAGTATAaactggaggtcgttggttcaaatcccgctctagtcaacttTTCTTCTATGTATAGTAACACAGAGAATGTTTCGCGATtgttgaacacatttcaacttgAGCAAAATGTTTGTTGGCGGGTTTGTGATGTCAGGTTTTTCACATCTGAATGAGCTATAAACCGGGCTATAAACTGGAAAGGACTACTTGGGGGAAAGTACTCTAATTTGTTTCCAATTTCCGAATTATGTGTAGATTTATTAAGTAttaatttgatgtttttatttgagACACATGTCTGATAAAAAAAGCAACCTTATTCCCCTTAAACCTTTCACTGACATTGCTGTCAGATGTCTACACTGCTAAAAATTTGTATCCTTGAGGTAAGAAAAAATCTTGTTTTAAGACCAAACACAAAATTCATGAAACAAgctgtttttcttatttcaataATGCCTTTTTTAGCAGTGATAAAACACTCCTCTGCACATATGAATTATACTGTGACAGACATCCACATATTGTGCGTGAAAGGCATCAACAAAGTAATATTTATTCAACTAACTTTCCGCAATCAATTTGCTGTAATACAATGTTTGTAGTAGTGACCAATAAGACTAAACGGGTACCGGTCAACTCTGTCTGGGGTGTTGCTGTGTACAGTTGATGATCATGAggaataaaatataatataatgtaAAAATCAATTCTTCTGTTGTTATTTATTCCCTTCTCCTGTTGATCTTATGCCAGAGTGATATCAAAGTCTTAAATAGCGCACGTACATGCATCTGTAGCAACAACTAACTCAAGGTGTAAcagataataacaataatatcgaagtctttcATGTATATagtgcatgtatctaccaaacaaggtactgaaggcgctgagtatatacaaactttttcagaaagataggttattgtagtgatggattctgagacccatgTAGCACttataaaggtttacaaggtgctacggcgcattaggCAGCCacgaccaggaacaccggggcgaaccccttctcttttcgataagtgcaatggttcttttacatgcgttacacaacacatggaaccaacgacacatgggaccaacgcctttatgtcccatccgaaggaagaagaaatggtaaagtgtcttgctttaggacacaagtgtcacggctggggattcgaacccacacttggtgctcttaaccgctcggccacgacactacCAGTTCTGAGCTGACTATGACTGCACTTAGGCCTACTGTGGGTGCAAGCcacaaatttctgcgctagctacagcatgtaagcgaagaatgcctagtaaaatTTCAGGACCAATCACAAATCCAGTGTTGACAATGGTTGAAGTCGAGTACTTTTCAGTTGTGTACTTTTCAGTTGTGTATAGACCACGGTCAGTCCAGTACTCCAGTAGTCATCTTGAGTTGATAACCTATAGTAGAACCAAGCAGAGGAAGGCAAATCAAGAACATGGTGAAGACTTTAAAAGAAGATACAGGGTTGGAAACTAGCTGGCTGTATGTAGGATGTGATATGTGGCTTGCGCATCAACGCACTGATCTCAGTTACATTGTAGCTACAGGTACTTGGGTCGACACAGGGAGTGAGTGGATCTccagtcgtcgatttcacaaaactcttcctaacttgggattaatcttaagacttcaggacgagttcagttccgtatccgcaGACGTTGGGACGCACTGATACCATCCTAAGTCAGGACGggttgctcgtcctaactcgagataagacaagtcctaactctttgtgaaactgacGGCAGGTACGAGTACTTTATAAAGAACGAAACGAATCCAGCAAAATGAGGTATTAACACATtagattgtttattattttgactGAATTTCTAGCGGGCAATATGTGCTTGGTATGTCAGCTACATGTACCTTTCAAAGGCGAATACATCAAAGGATACTAGAAATTAgacttttgtttatttcaagaGCTTAATtccactattttttttatagcaatgGCGTCAATTGCCATTTACCAGGCATGATACTTGGTCCTcggggggaaaaaagaaaataattgagTACATGGGCTGAGCTATACTTATACTTAGTTTATAGGCACTGtccacgtttggtaattgtcaaagaccagtcttctcacttgatgtttcccatcataagcataaaataacaagcctgtgaaagtttgggctcaactggtcatcgaagttgcgagaaaatgatgaaagaaaaaatacccttggtggacaaatttgtgtgctttcagataggaataaaagacttctagctagaagtctgttattattttagtaaatataggatatttttctcaaaaactacattacttcagagggagccatttctcacaatgttttacactatcaacagctctgaaatgctcgttaccaagtcagtttttaaaataatatttgttttgagtaattaccaaacatgtaccttccctttaagtttttcttttcaggctatttaatgaCAATTTTGCTGAATTTTCTaataggaaaaaaaaagttctgaaaGCAAATTAAATTAGAATGAATACTATGGCTGATTAACGTCACAACAAACAACCAGAGTACACTTTCAGTTGAGCATGTTGAGTATCCGAGTATACTTTCAGTTGAGTTTTAAGTACACAACTTGGGATGCAGAGTATTTTTCAGTTTGAGTTTCGAGTGATGACT
The sequence above is a segment of the Asterias amurensis chromosome 12, ASM3211899v1 genome. Coding sequences within it:
- the LOC139944880 gene encoding methylcrotonoyl-CoA carboxylase subunit alpha, mitochondrial-like — its product is MATFMRARRLLFSADVLLQGRNNGSWIKSCRNLSGGSPAPISKVLIANRGEIACRVIRSARKLGIQTVAVYSDADKNSMHVAMADEAYRIGPAASQLSYLNKQRIIDVAKASGAQAIHPGYGFLSENTEFADLCDQEGVIFVGPPSSAIRDMGIKSTSKGIMSAAGVPIIEGYHGEDQSVERLRAESEKIGYPVMLKAVRGGGGKGMRIVMTADDFDEALDSARREALKSFDDDVMLVEKFVETPRHVEVQVFGDKHGNYVYLFERDCSVQRRHQKIIEEAPAPGLPEEVRRSIGEAAVRAARAVNYVGAGTVEFIMDSKQNFYFMEMNTRLQVEHPVTEMVTATDLVEWQLKVAGGDPLPLGQSELRLHGHAFEARIYAEDPDNNFLPGAGPLVHLSPPEANETVRIETGVRQGDEVSTFYDPMIAKLVVWSTDRTSALEKLRKALRNYHIVGLKTNIRFLDDLAKHPEFIQANVHTGFIPLHEDELLKKKGALNSQTLCQASIAMILFEQDRGQKEAVLTGDPFSPFALGSGVRVNEDLSRKITFTGKDDKTIDVMVTYGSQGNFMVKVGEETFEFQGKLTAVEDNSAHLVGTVNGVKSETKVVMYKGAVHLFAEVGGVEVTQPVPAYLGESSSGTMGDRAPMQGDITHLYVEAGAVVEKGDPLLALESMKMEYVIRAPKKGTIERILVAKGDNVQKNAPLVVFNKEK